Proteins found in one Solitalea lacus genomic segment:
- a CDS encoding sensor histidine kinase, which yields MIYLLTPFYNSHKESFFDENYKNLLIIVFFITVRHAFVFYIFYSFLTLEGSARKKITLAITGFLIAIAANSLMWFMRLDIYYSISKSWQIIRVEIIRDITYNIYTLFVLAASIKLGKHLAKKQKENTLLLREKLNAELQLLKAQVHPHFLFNTLNNIYSFILTSNPIAPDLILKLSNLMHYIITECNHPKVQLTKEIEMIESYIELEKIRYGKRLDLDISIIGNLEHKSIAPLLLLPFIENSFKHGASTQLENSWIKVELLISERNLTMKLINSKPLDSDQHVTKNGGIGLVNVQKRLQLLYPNQHTLRINSDREVFSIYLEVALEEEFSSEPDALKEPYFPLTQTA from the coding sequence GTGATTTATCTACTAACTCCATTTTATAACTCGCATAAAGAATCATTCTTTGATGAGAATTACAAGAACCTGTTAATTATTGTTTTCTTTATAACTGTAAGGCACGCATTTGTTTTTTATATCTTTTATAGTTTTTTAACTCTGGAAGGAAGTGCAAGAAAAAAAATCACCCTGGCAATTACAGGCTTTTTAATTGCTATTGCAGCTAATAGCCTCATGTGGTTTATGAGATTGGACATTTACTACTCAATTTCAAAATCCTGGCAAATAATTAGGGTAGAAATTATACGAGATATAACCTATAATATTTATACGCTTTTTGTATTGGCTGCTTCAATTAAATTGGGCAAACATCTGGCTAAAAAGCAAAAAGAAAACACATTATTGCTCCGGGAAAAATTAAACGCTGAACTTCAATTGCTGAAAGCACAGGTCCACCCTCATTTCTTGTTTAACACTTTAAACAATATTTATTCGTTTATACTTACTTCCAATCCAATTGCCCCTGATTTGATATTGAAATTATCAAACCTCATGCATTATATCATTACCGAATGCAATCATCCTAAAGTTCAGTTAACAAAAGAAATAGAGATGATTGAAAGTTATATAGAACTTGAAAAAATTCGTTATGGTAAAAGACTGGATCTTGATATTTCAATCATAGGCAATCTCGAACATAAATCAATAGCGCCGCTTTTGTTATTACCCTTCATTGAAAACAGTTTCAAGCACGGCGCCAGTACCCAGTTAGAAAATTCATGGATAAAGGTTGAATTGTTAATCTCTGAACGAAATTTAACAATGAAGCTAATCAATAGTAAACCATTAGATTCAGATCAACACGTTACCAAAAACGGAGGAATTGGTTTAGTAAATGTTCAAAAACGATTGCAGTTGCTTTATCCTAATCAGCATACATTACGCATTAACTCTGATCGGGAAGTTTTCAGTATTTATTTAGAAGTAGCTTTAGAGGAAGAATTTAGCAGTGAGCCTGACGCTTTAAAAGAACCTTATTTTCCACTGACCCAAACAGCCTGA
- a CDS encoding LytR/AlgR family response regulator transcription factor, producing MLTEGKIQCLIVDDEPPALDVLQKYIEAVPSLEHVGSCLNCVEALGYLQNKKIDLLFLDIKMPQLLGTDFVRTLKNPPKIIFTTAFRKYAIEGFELDAVDYLLKPISFDRFIKAVNKVLETQLLSNAGNSEISSGSNSKNEAFIYFRADRKMIKVFLKDILYVESLKDYIKVITPTKQIITKQSISSLESMLPEDQFIRIHRSYLVAIDKIDSFTADDIEIEKKELPIGRMYQHEISKLLKAMNR from the coding sequence ATGTTAACCGAAGGCAAAATACAATGTTTGATAGTGGACGATGAACCACCGGCCCTTGATGTTTTGCAAAAATACATTGAAGCAGTTCCCAGCCTGGAGCATGTAGGCAGCTGCTTAAACTGCGTTGAGGCACTTGGTTATTTACAGAACAAAAAAATAGACCTTCTATTTTTGGATATAAAAATGCCGCAACTTCTGGGAACGGATTTCGTGAGAACATTAAAAAATCCGCCGAAAATAATTTTCACCACTGCCTTTAGAAAATATGCGATTGAAGGGTTTGAGTTAGATGCTGTAGATTATTTACTGAAACCTATTTCATTTGATCGCTTCATTAAAGCGGTGAATAAAGTGCTGGAAACCCAATTATTGTCAAATGCAGGCAACTCAGAAATCAGCAGTGGTTCAAATTCTAAAAACGAAGCATTTATTTATTTCAGAGCCGATCGTAAGATGATTAAAGTATTCTTGAAGGATATTCTTTATGTTGAAAGTCTGAAGGATTACATCAAAGTCATCACCCCCACCAAACAAATTATTACTAAACAATCTATTTCATCGCTCGAATCCATGCTACCTGAAGATCAGTTCATTAGAATTCATCGCTCTTATTTAGTTGCAATTGATAAAATTGATTCGTTTACAGCTGATGATATTGAAATTGAAAAGAAAGAATTGCCGATTGGTCGCATGTACCAGCATGAAATAAGTAAGCTTCTAAAAGCGATGAACAGGTAA
- a CDS encoding acyl-CoA thioesterase, with protein MSEKTYSVFESELQVRPDDIDMNNHVHNSKYFDYVLAARYDQMERFYKMPMEEFLALNYGWVINTAFVEYKRPLLLGDRFTVKTWIISIAKKDLKVGFEIYRNKTGKLCSNGWFDYTMVNTKTGRSEVIPEWIIERYAI; from the coding sequence ATGAGCGAAAAGACTTATTCGGTTTTTGAAAGCGAGTTACAAGTACGCCCTGATGATATTGACATGAATAATCATGTTCATAACAGTAAATATTTTGATTATGTACTGGCTGCCCGTTATGATCAGATGGAACGGTTTTATAAAATGCCGATGGAAGAGTTTTTGGCTCTTAACTATGGCTGGGTAATCAATACGGCATTTGTCGAGTATAAACGTCCGTTATTACTTGGCGACCGGTTTACTGTTAAAACCTGGATTATAAGTATTGCCAAAAAGGATTTGAAAGTAGGTTTTGAAATCTATCGGAATAAAACCGGGAAGTTATGCAGCAATGGTTGGTTTGATTACACTATGGTAAATACGAAAACCGGTAGGAGTGAGGTTATTCCTGAGTGGATTATTGAGCGGTATGCAATTTAA
- a CDS encoding sensor histidine kinase — MTLHEFIFSEKLTVRLLRHIIFWLTWGVFFLVTMGSTLMQEMINNTLGEHPIEFYCLDTLFWIITIHIPGCYAFVYFLLPKYILKKKLIGSILGIILLLSFFAFVDYLIWLPPDQKYSIFNFGKDVPNKGYTLRTVWRYGLFVPPEGSDGQLMYHLQGGLFSSLKIIGAATAITLFKRWYLKQQENERIEREKVKTELALLKTQMHPRFLFNALNTIYTYSLTATDKAANMVLKLSDVLSYMLYDCDQSQVPLKKEIHMLKDYVAVEKLRYDDRLDIHLQVNGNASSKLIAPLILLPFVENGIRNCADSSIEQPWINIIINITESELHFKLTGSNSGKSQSIDESESLLDLRKRLDSVYSQKHKFSVLAQEDAYILSLKLDLENVGDTAMGELIAENPALT, encoded by the coding sequence ATGACACTTCATGAATTTATATTTTCAGAGAAACTAACCGTTCGTTTGCTTCGTCATATCATTTTCTGGCTTACATGGGGTGTATTTTTTTTAGTCACAATGGGGTCCACTCTTATGCAAGAAATGATCAACAATACCTTGGGTGAACATCCAATAGAGTTTTATTGTTTAGATACTTTGTTCTGGATAATAACCATACATATACCCGGCTGTTATGCATTCGTTTATTTCTTGTTACCCAAATACATCCTTAAAAAAAAACTCATAGGTTCTATACTGGGAATCATTTTGCTTTTGAGTTTTTTTGCTTTCGTTGATTATTTGATTTGGCTACCCCCTGATCAAAAATACTCTATATTCAATTTTGGTAAGGATGTACCTAATAAAGGTTATACCTTACGAACAGTTTGGCGATATGGTCTTTTTGTTCCGCCTGAAGGAAGCGACGGGCAATTGATGTACCATCTTCAAGGAGGCTTATTTTCTTCACTAAAAATCATAGGTGCGGCAACGGCAATTACACTGTTTAAACGATGGTACCTTAAACAACAAGAAAACGAACGGATTGAAAGAGAAAAAGTTAAAACTGAATTAGCATTATTAAAAACGCAAATGCATCCGCGGTTTCTGTTCAATGCACTAAATACCATTTATACTTATTCTTTAACCGCAACGGATAAAGCAGCGAATATGGTTTTGAAACTCTCTGATGTACTGAGTTACATGCTTTATGATTGCGACCAATCTCAAGTGCCTTTAAAAAAAGAAATACACATGTTGAAAGATTATGTGGCAGTAGAAAAACTAAGGTATGATGATCGTTTAGATATACATTTACAAGTAAATGGGAATGCCAGTAGTAAATTAATTGCACCCTTAATCTTACTACCATTCGTAGAAAATGGTATACGCAATTGTGCTGACTCTTCAATTGAACAGCCATGGATTAATATTATTATCAACATAACTGAATCGGAATTACATTTTAAACTGACAGGCAGTAATTCAGGGAAATCACAATCTATTGATGAATCAGAAAGTCTGCTAGATTTAAGAAAACGTTTAGATTCGGTGTACTCACAAAAACACAAATTCAGTGTTTTAGCCCAGGAGGATGCCTACATACTCTCTCTTAAACTGGATTTGGAAAACGTTGGTGATACTGCTATGGGTGAATTAATTGCCGAAAACCCAGCTCTAACCTAA
- a CDS encoding homoserine dehydrogenase produces MSTKIKLGLFGFGCVGQGLYNVLNQTEGIKAEIVKICVKNPNKKRSLPAEYFSFDKNDILFNEDINVVVEMIDDPEAAFEIVKTALKSGKAVVSANKKMIADNFDELYELQKQYNAPLLYEASACASIPIIRNLEEYYDNDLLGAVEGIFNGSTNYILTKIFKDNIDFSTALKQAQEIGFAETDPTLDVEAYDPKYKLCIILAHTFGLFVKPEEVFNYGIQNLSTFDIQYANEKGYKIKLVAFCRKVENKIVAGVLPRFIKPDNKLFNIENEYNGILVESAFTESQFFAGKGAGSNPTGSAVLSDISALTYNYKYEYKKHNRSAKVELTNDFTIDLYVRYSTANPIDISLFSNIKESYSNHESAYIVGTINFAELRRSDLLKRKDINLIVASDAKFEVIQNSIQSKSQELVSA; encoded by the coding sequence ATGAGTACAAAAATTAAATTAGGTTTATTTGGATTTGGCTGTGTGGGCCAGGGTTTATACAATGTTTTAAACCAAACAGAAGGGATTAAAGCAGAGATTGTTAAAATTTGTGTTAAAAACCCAAACAAAAAAAGAAGCTTACCTGCTGAATATTTCTCTTTTGACAAAAATGATATTCTTTTTAACGAGGATATTAACGTTGTTGTTGAGATGATTGATGATCCAGAAGCTGCATTTGAAATTGTTAAAACAGCTTTGAAAAGCGGTAAAGCAGTTGTTTCAGCCAACAAAAAAATGATTGCTGACAATTTTGATGAGCTATATGAATTACAAAAACAATACAACGCACCATTGTTGTATGAAGCTTCTGCTTGTGCGAGTATTCCAATCATAAGAAATCTTGAAGAATACTATGACAATGACCTTTTAGGCGCTGTGGAAGGTATTTTTAACGGATCAACCAATTATATTTTAACCAAGATTTTTAAAGATAATATTGATTTCTCAACTGCTTTAAAACAGGCTCAGGAAATCGGTTTTGCGGAAACAGACCCAACCCTTGACGTTGAAGCCTATGATCCTAAATACAAGTTATGTATTATTTTGGCTCACACATTCGGTTTGTTTGTAAAACCTGAAGAAGTGTTCAACTACGGAATTCAAAATTTGTCAACCTTCGACATTCAGTACGCCAATGAAAAAGGCTATAAAATTAAATTGGTTGCTTTTTGCCGTAAGGTGGAAAACAAAATTGTAGCAGGCGTTCTTCCTCGTTTTATTAAGCCGGATAACAAGCTTTTCAATATTGAAAATGAATATAACGGCATTTTGGTAGAAAGTGCTTTCACCGAATCTCAGTTTTTTGCCGGAAAAGGCGCAGGAAGTAATCCAACTGGTTCAGCAGTATTATCAGACATTTCGGCCTTAACTTATAACTATAAATACGAGTACAAGAAGCACAACAGATCTGCTAAAGTTGAATTAACAAATGACTTTACAATAGATCTGTACGTTAGATATTCAACGGCTAATCCTATCGATATTAGTTTATTTTCCAACATTAAAGAGTCATACTCTAATCATGAGTCGGCTTACATAGTGGGAACTATTAATTTTGCAGAGTTACGCCGCTCAGATTTATTGAAACGCAAGGACATTAACCTTATTGTTGCTTCAGATGCCAAATTTGAAGTCATTCAAAATAGTATACAAAGCAAAAGTCAAGAGCTTGTATCGGCCTAA
- a CDS encoding PspC domain-containing protein, which produces MLQRIICFFERRSFGVCSYIAEKFNISTSKLRLFFIYSSFIAVGFPIIFYLFAALVLDVRIYLKQRRRSNIWEM; this is translated from the coding sequence ATGCTACAACGAATAATCTGCTTTTTTGAACGTCGTTCTTTTGGCGTTTGCAGCTACATTGCTGAAAAATTTAATATTTCAACCTCAAAACTTCGTTTGTTTTTTATTTACTCCTCATTTATTGCCGTAGGTTTTCCAATCATTTTTTACCTTTTTGCAGCTTTGGTTTTAGACGTACGTATATACCTTAAACAACGTAGGAGAAGTAATATCTGGGAAATGTAG
- a CDS encoding PASTA domain-containing protein produces the protein MFKKLVAFIVTPEFRKNLLIAIVMVFFLILIAIFSLRIFTKHGESLTLPDLSGLTIEQAKELVASGSIEFKVDTVYIQGKQAGTIVQQDPDPKTEVKEGRTVYLLIQSLVPPQVKLPDLEGKTLAEARAIIEGYGLKVGEMTYKSDIAKDVVLGITYKGMSISAGAGLAKGATVGLVLGNGFGAAAISIPDLTGLTLQEAIFTIRGNSLLLGKVTFEGPITDSASAKVFKQEPPAVLGDTTTIQQGSMINIYLRQE, from the coding sequence ATGTTTAAGAAACTGGTTGCATTTATAGTTACACCCGAATTTCGTAAAAATCTTCTGATAGCCATTGTAATGGTGTTTTTCCTTATTCTCATCGCTATTTTTTCTTTAAGGATATTTACCAAGCATGGCGAAAGCCTGACCTTACCTGATCTTTCCGGCTTAACAATTGAACAGGCCAAAGAATTGGTTGCTTCAGGAAGTATCGAGTTTAAAGTAGATACTGTTTACATACAAGGAAAACAGGCTGGAACTATTGTTCAACAAGATCCCGACCCGAAAACAGAAGTAAAAGAAGGTCGTACGGTTTATCTACTTATACAATCTTTGGTACCTCCACAAGTTAAATTACCAGATCTCGAAGGGAAAACCCTTGCAGAAGCCCGTGCTATCATTGAAGGATATGGTTTAAAAGTGGGGGAGATGACCTATAAATCAGATATAGCCAAAGATGTGGTTTTGGGTATAACTTATAAAGGAATGAGTATAAGTGCAGGTGCTGGCCTTGCCAAGGGAGCTACGGTAGGTTTAGTATTGGGCAATGGTTTTGGAGCAGCCGCAATTTCAATCCCTGACCTTACTGGTTTGACCTTACAAGAAGCAATCTTTACTATCAGAGGTAATTCACTATTGTTAGGTAAAGTAACTTTCGAAGGACCAATAACTGATTCTGCCAGTGCTAAAGTTTTTAAACAAGAACCTCCTGCAGTTTTAGGCGATACAACAACCATTCAGCAAGGTTCTATGATCAATATTTATTTACGGCAAGAATAA
- a CDS encoding D-alanine--D-alanine ligase yields the protein MKKTIALLAGGYSGEYVVSLKSAAQIEKSIPSDKYTVYKIIITRNGWTYTDASGAAYEIDKNDFSLNISKEKIKFDCVFIAIHGTPGEDGMLQGYFEMLEIPYTTCDSFSSALTFNKSYTNCVVASAGVNVAKSLQLYHDQKVSSQEILSKLKLPVFVKPNNGGSSLGTSKVKLAEELDEAIVKAFKEDDQVLVEEFIKGREFTCGVVKRNGEITVLPVTEIKSSKEFFDFEAKYTPGMTEEITPADIDPETLKVVHQNLKRSYARLNCRGVVRIDFFLEEGSNAFYFLEVNTVPGQTETSLIPQQVAAMGWNISEFYSSLIEEAMR from the coding sequence ATGAAAAAAACAATTGCCTTGCTTGCCGGAGGTTACTCAGGTGAATATGTGGTGTCATTAAAATCTGCTGCTCAAATTGAAAAAAGTATCCCTTCAGATAAATACACTGTTTACAAAATTATAATTACCCGTAACGGCTGGACTTATACTGATGCCAGTGGCGCGGCTTATGAGATTGATAAAAATGATTTTTCATTAAACATTAGCAAAGAAAAAATAAAGTTCGATTGTGTGTTTATCGCCATTCATGGCACCCCTGGCGAAGATGGAATGTTACAAGGGTATTTTGAAATGCTTGAAATTCCGTATACTACTTGTGATAGTTTCAGTTCGGCACTAACCTTCAATAAAAGCTATACCAATTGTGTTGTGGCTTCTGCTGGTGTAAATGTTGCCAAATCACTACAATTGTATCATGATCAAAAAGTTAGTTCCCAAGAGATTCTTTCTAAATTAAAACTTCCGGTTTTTGTTAAACCCAATAATGGTGGCTCAAGCTTAGGAACTTCAAAAGTGAAGCTCGCCGAGGAACTTGATGAGGCAATTGTGAAAGCTTTTAAAGAAGACGATCAAGTTTTAGTAGAGGAGTTCATTAAAGGCCGGGAATTTACTTGCGGAGTGGTTAAACGTAATGGCGAAATAACAGTATTGCCTGTAACTGAAATTAAAAGTTCGAAAGAATTTTTTGATTTTGAAGCCAAGTATACCCCTGGAATGACTGAAGAAATAACTCCGGCTGACATAGATCCGGAAACATTAAAAGTTGTTCACCAAAATCTTAAACGTTCTTATGCTCGTTTAAACTGCCGTGGTGTGGTGCGTATTGATTTCTTCTTGGAAGAAGGTTCTAATGCGTTTTATTTCCTGGAAGTCAACACTGTGCCGGGCCAAACTGAAACCAGTTTAATTCCTCAACAGGTAGCTGCAATGGGTTGGAATATCAGCGAGTTTTACTCTTCGTTAATTGAAGAAGCAATGAGATAA
- a CDS encoding rhodanese-like domain-containing protein, producing the protein MDISARELKDRLEQKEALNIIDVRDLMEFQTYNIGGRHIPLGKLAQEIEEFDFEKDDELILICAHGVRSRTAVNLLEQSGFSNVRNLKGGILSLRKLNEL; encoded by the coding sequence ATGGATATAAGTGCAAGAGAACTGAAAGATAGGCTGGAACAAAAAGAAGCACTAAATATAATTGATGTTAGAGATTTGATGGAATTTCAAACTTATAACATCGGAGGTCGGCACATCCCATTAGGCAAGCTGGCACAAGAAATAGAAGAGTTTGATTTTGAGAAAGATGATGAATTAATTCTAATTTGCGCTCACGGAGTAAGAAGCCGTACTGCGGTTAATTTATTAGAACAATCAGGCTTTTCAAATGTTCGTAACCTGAAAGGTGGGATTTTATCACTGAGAAAGTTAAATGAATTATAA
- the mltG gene encoding endolytic transglycosylase MltG, producing the protein MKKIILTVIVAIAIGALSVAGYFYFKLLKPNTGDFEQKAYLFIPTGGTFKNVIDSLEKNHLLKNINTFKWSADFMKYNDSNIKAGRYRINKGMNNRAIINMLKAGNQEPVRLTFNNIRIKSQFSGYVARKLEIDSVKFLAMLNDEQFVGKFGFTPETVFTMFIPNTYELFWNTNQQKFFSRMYDEYQKFWTSDRKKKAETLGLTPEKVCILASIVYWETKRTDEMPMVAGVYLNRLHKGMKLEADPTVIFAEGDFSISRVRGKMMSNQSPYNTYVHTGLPPGPISMPSVTAIDAVLNPKKHNYIYFCAKDDFSGYHAFAETMEQHMVNARKFQKALNDRGIN; encoded by the coding sequence TTGAAAAAGATTATTTTAACGGTAATTGTAGCAATAGCGATCGGCGCTTTATCGGTTGCCGGTTACTTTTACTTTAAACTTTTAAAGCCTAACACAGGCGATTTTGAACAGAAAGCATATTTATTCATTCCAACGGGAGGAACATTTAAAAATGTAATCGACAGTTTAGAGAAAAATCACTTGTTGAAAAACATTAACACCTTTAAATGGAGTGCTGACTTTATGAAATATAACGACAGCAATATTAAAGCCGGACGCTATAGAATAAATAAAGGAATGAACAACAGAGCTATTATAAATATGCTCAAGGCCGGCAATCAGGAACCTGTTCGATTAACATTTAACAACATCCGTATAAAATCTCAATTTTCGGGATACGTTGCCCGTAAACTTGAAATTGATTCGGTAAAATTCCTGGCTATGCTTAATGATGAACAGTTCGTTGGCAAGTTCGGGTTTACTCCTGAGACTGTTTTTACCATGTTCATTCCTAATACTTACGAGTTATTTTGGAACACTAATCAGCAAAAGTTTTTCAGCAGAATGTATGATGAATATCAAAAATTCTGGACTTCTGATAGAAAGAAAAAAGCTGAAACTTTGGGTTTAACGCCTGAAAAGGTTTGCATTTTAGCATCAATTGTTTACTGGGAAACCAAAAGGACCGATGAAATGCCTATGGTAGCCGGCGTTTATTTGAACAGATTGCATAAAGGAATGAAATTGGAAGCAGATCCTACGGTTATTTTTGCCGAAGGTGATTTTTCTATCTCAAGGGTACGTGGTAAAATGATGTCTAACCAATCTCCGTATAACACCTACGTTCATACAGGATTGCCTCCTGGGCCAATATCCATGCCTTCTGTTACAGCAATTGATGCCGTATTAAATCCCAAAAAGCATAACTACATTTATTTTTGTGCTAAAGATGATTTTTCGGGGTATCATGCTTTTGCCGAAACCATGGAACAACATATGGTGAATGCCCGTAAATTCCAGAAGGCACTTAATGACCGTGGAATCAACTAA
- a CDS encoding ankyrin repeat domain-containing protein, with amino-acid sequence MEATAELIKAIESNEKSTVERLINSEPELASSTLSSGLSALLLASYYRHKELIDILLSNRVQIDLHEASAIGRASLADELLECDPFSVNSFSVDGFTPLGYACYFDHYETAKLLIECGANVNLASNNEFKVAPIHSAVACQSIEITQLLIEHRANVNVAQIRGVTPLHTAAHSGNQKLVEILIEAGADKEAQTDDGRTPFEMAVEKKHKTLKRYLV; translated from the coding sequence ATGGAAGCAACAGCCGAATTAATCAAAGCCATCGAATCTAATGAAAAATCAACAGTTGAACGTTTAATTAACTCTGAACCTGAACTGGCAAGCTCAACACTTTCGTCGGGTTTATCTGCCTTGCTATTAGCATCCTATTATAGGCATAAGGAGTTAATTGATATACTATTGAGCAATAGGGTTCAAATTGATTTACATGAGGCATCGGCAATTGGTCGGGCTAGTTTAGCTGATGAATTGTTGGAGTGCGATCCGTTTTCTGTTAATTCATTCTCTGTAGATGGTTTTACACCATTAGGTTATGCTTGCTATTTTGATCATTATGAAACAGCCAAACTGCTGATTGAATGCGGGGCCAATGTAAACTTAGCTTCAAACAACGAATTTAAAGTAGCGCCAATTCATTCGGCCGTTGCCTGTCAAAGTATAGAAATTACTCAACTACTGATAGAGCACCGAGCCAATGTAAATGTTGCACAAATACGGGGAGTAACACCACTGCACACGGCAGCGCACTCAGGAAACCAAAAACTTGTTGAAATTTTAATAGAAGCCGGCGCCGATAAAGAGGCCCAAACCGATGATGGCCGAACACCTTTTGAAATGGCCGTTGAGAAAAAGCATAAAACTCTCAAACGCTACTTAGTGTAG